AAGAAAGTAAAAGCTTTCATAAGGAGCATAATTGAAGGAGCATCCCCCTTACAGAACATGAGGAGATCATATGCAAATATAAGGTGGGTGAGCTTCAGGCTTTTGCAAAGGGGGTGATAATGGAAAGGCCGACTTTCTGTAGCAAAAGCAATCAATCTAGTCAAATATTGCATACAAATGGTGAAGATCAGTGGTGAGATTGGGTCACCCTGTCTAAGCCCTCTTTGACCCTTGAAATATCCAAAATTATTAACATTGAAAACCAAAGTAAAGGAGGTGGATCTGATGCAGGCCATAACCAGCTTTGTAAAGTGACTTGGGAAGTTTACACCATAAAGAAGTTGCTCCACAAAATCCCATTCTACAGTATCATAAGATTTTGGAAGATCAATTTTGAATAGGCATCTAGAGGAGATATGAATTCTGGCATACATATGCACAATATCCTGACATAATAAAACATTTTCAATAATAGATCTTCCTTGTATAAATGCTCCTTGATTGTCATGGATAATGTCAGGGAGAACGGGAGCCAATCTGTTGTAAAGTAGCTTAGAGATGATTTTGTAGAGCATATTACAGCAAGCAATAGGTCTAAATTGCTTAACAGAAGTAGGCCTATCACACTTGGGTATAAGAGTAATGTTAGTGGCATTAATCTGATTAAGCAATTGACCTGTCGTGAAGAAATCTGCAATAGCTTCATAAACATCATTCCCAATCATGTCCCAAGTATCCTTAAAAAATCCACTGGAGTATCTATCAGGGCCTGGAGCTTTGTCCTTAGGGATGGAGAAGACAGCCTGTTTCACCTCTTCATAAGTGACATTACTATTAAGAACTGCAATATGCTCAGAGTTGTAGACCTTGCCCTTAGCCAGAACAGCAGGTCTGACTTCCTCAGTAGCACTCCTTCTACCAAGCAGATCTTTATAGTATTCTAAGAAATCAGTCTGAATACTATCAGTGTCCTTACAAAGATTCCCCTTTTGATCTTCAATTTGAATAACTCTATTTCTCATACATCACTTCTTGATAGCATTATGGAAGTAAGCTGTATTACTATCTCCTTCTTCCATCCACTGAGCTTTTGATTTCTGTTGGAGGAAGTTGTCCCTAGATTTAGTCAGATTTCCAAGCTCAGACATAAGGCTCATTTCCTTCTCAATAAGATCAGAATTATGGACATCAGCAGTAATTTATAATCTAATGACAGCTAGTAAATGAGCAACCTGGTTAGTCTTATTCTCAATGTCAGAAAAGCAATCTTTATTCAAGGCTTTTAGACTGTATTTCAATCCGTTCAATTTCTTAACTATGCAAAATATTTTTGTCCCTATCACAGGTCTCTTCCACACTTCCTGTACTGTTGGTAAGAAAGCACTGGCACTACTCCACATGTTAAAGTATTTAAAACTTCTAGCCTTTCCATTATTAAGATGCATATTGCAAATCACACAAGGAGTATGATCCAGTAATCCCTCTGGGTGAATATGGGCCGCCATATTAGGGAACATATCCAACCATTCTTGATTAATTAAAAATCTATCAAGCCTACTATGCTTCCTATGCTCAACATCCTGCTTATTGTTCCGGGTAAAGAAAGCACCAGTAGCAAGAATATCAACCATGCCACAATTACCTAAACAATTCAAGAACTCTTCCATGTCCTCCTGCTTTGTATGTCCTCCCATCCTCTCATCAGGGTGTATGACAGTATTAAAATCTACAGCCAATGCCCAAGGTCCAGGGCACTGCAAAGCAAAATAATTCAACCAGTTCCATAGCTCAGCTCTCTCAGCTCCAGCATTAAAGGCATAGATCATGGTAAGATAAAAGGTTTGCTCAAAAGCTAGCACAGTAACCTTAACATGAATTAACTGAGGATTGTATTGTAGAATCAAAATGTCAAACAAACTTGGTTGCCAAATGAGCCAAACCCTGCCACCCTTATGAGTATGGCAATTGGTAGTTACACACCAACCATCAAATAAATTTTGAGAAATATTACTCACATTTCCAgcatttatttttgtttctaataAACCAAAAAGGCCAATATTCTTCTTATTAATAAAACTTCTTACTATATATTGTTTATTTACACTATTTAACCCTCAAACATTCCAAAATCCTATGTTATTCATTATTACTGCTTTGGATAGGAGGGTTACCATTTTCAACTACCACCATTTGATGATCATTAAACTTTTCTGAGCCTTTAGCTGACTGTATAGGACTGTCATCCGGAGCTTTGTAGGTCTCCTGTGGTTGAATTGTTTGGACATTATTAGGAGTTGTAGTCACCTTTTTCCCAGAAGAACTTACAGTTGCATTCAACACTACATATTCAGATTCAGAAAGCACAGTGGTATTTGTAGCTGGCTCTGTAATAGGCTTCTAAAATTTGCGAACAGGCTATGTTTTCTGTACTACTTTCCTACAATTACTATCTTCATGTCCCATGCCTTTATACTTAGTGCAAATGCTTCGTTTCCACTCATATTCAACTTTGATCATAACAATCTTACCATGTTCATCCTTAAACTTAACAGAGCCTGGAAACTTCTGTCCCACTGTTAGTTCCACCATAGTTCTAGCAAATCCCAATCTTGTCTTCTCCTCAGTGGCTACATCCTTTTTAACATATTTCCCAACCAGCCCTGCAATGGATGGGAGGCATTTCCCACAGAATTTCAATGGAAGTCCATGCAATATTACCCAAGCATGAACTACTTTGACATCCTCCTTCAAGAGATTCACATCTACCGGCCAAGGTTTTACTATAAGCGGCTTATTGTCAAACATATGATAGCCAGCACTAAGCACTGCTTCTTTGTCTTTCAGTTCTTTGAATCTTACCAAG
The Silene latifolia isolate original U9 population chromosome 11, ASM4854445v1, whole genome shotgun sequence genome window above contains:
- the LOC141613853 gene encoding uncharacterized protein LOC141613853 → MVINSAQKSCNGQRSIPKRTTPSKKSSSDHNNGKNRGPDEEDVLRTKPMHEVHQVTGLSFEDEEDPATNIAWVTQRVKKPDANNDKCVSVILETPVMEGATEDLLEFTNDDIKEEVEYWNQAVYCFVLGSNPPWEVLNGFIHRIWSKYGIDKVYFLPNGIFLVRFKELKDKEAVLSAGYHMFDNKPLIVKPWPVDVNLLKEDVKVVHAWVILHGLPLKFCGKCLPSIAGLVGKYVKKDVATEEKTRLGFARTMVELTVGQKFPGSVKFKDEHGKIVMIKVEYEWKRSICTKYKGMGHEDMLNATVSSSGKKVTTTPNNVQTIQPQETYKAPDDSPIQSAKGSEKFNDHQMVVVENGNPPIQSKTKINAGNVSNISQNLFDGWCVTTNCHTHKGGRVWLIWQPSLFDILILQYNPQLIHVKVTVLAFEQTFYLTMIYAFNAGAERAELWNWLNYFALQCPGPWALAVDFNTVIHPDERMGGHTKQEDMEEFLNCLGNCGMVDILATGAFFTRNNKQDVEHRKHSRLDRFLINQEWLDMFPNMAAHIHPEGLLDHTPCVICNMHLNNGKARSFKYFNMWSSASAFLPTVQEVWKRPVIGTKIFCIVKKLNGLKYSLKALNKDCFSDIENKTNQEMSLMSELGNLTKSRDNFLQQKSKAQWMEEGDSNTAYFHNAIKK